In the genome of Candidatus Polarisedimenticolaceae bacterium, the window GGTCGAACTGCGTGCCCTTGGTGTCGAGCGGCAGGTCGGGGACGGCGAGGTAGTTGGTCACGCCCTTGCCGTACGGGAGCCAGTTGGCGTAGAGCGCGCCGATCGCGCAGACGTCGGGGAGGTAGACCTGCTGGATGAACGCCACGACGTCGTCCAGCATCGTCTTGATCTTGAAGAGCTGCGCCATGTTGAGCGTGGCGGGGTTGTCGAGGTTGATGGCGTTGGCGACGCCGCCGACCGCGAGGTTCTGGATGTTCGGCGTCTTGGAGCCCAGCACCGAGACGACCTTGTTCACGCGCCGCTGGTAGTCGAGCGCCTGCAGGTAGTGGCTGACCGCGAGGAGGTTGACCTCCGGCGGGAGCTTCATCGCGGGGTGGCCCCAGTAGCCGTTCGCGAAGATGCCGAGCTGGCCGTTCGCCACGAATCCCGCCAGACGGTCCTTGACCGCCTGCAGGTCCTTCACGCCGTTGTGCGGCCACGGCGAGAGGCTCTCGGCGAGCTTGCTGGCCGCGACCGGGTCGGCCTTCAGCGCCGACACCACGTCGACCCAGTCGAGCGCCGACAGATGGTAGAAGTGGACGATGTGGTCGTGCATCGC includes:
- a CDS encoding nickel-dependent hydrogenase large subunit, which produces MSKRIVVDPITRIEGHLRIDVEVDGGVVKDAWASGTMYRGIETILLGRDPRDAWLFAQRFCGVCTTVHAIASVRAVENALNLEIPYNAQMIRNIMVAAHAMHDHIVHFYHLSALDWVDVVSALKADPVAASKLAESLSPWPHNGVKDLQAVKDRLAGFVANGQLGIFANGYWGHPAMKLPPEVNLLAVSHYLQALDYQRRVNKVVSVLGSKTPNIQNLAVGGVANAINLDNPATLNMAQLFKIKTMLDDVVAFIQQVYLPDVCAIGALYANWLPYGKGVTNYLAVPDLPLDTKGTQFD